A genomic window from Leptolyngbya sp. BL0902 includes:
- the tuf gene encoding elongation factor Tu — translation MAREKFERTKPHVNIGTIGHVDHGKTTLTAAITMALAAAGSAKARKYDEIDAAPEEKARGITINTAHVEYETATRHYAHVDCPGHADYVKNMITGAAQMDGAILVCSAADGPMPQTREHILLARQVGVPSLVVFLNKQDMVDDEELLELVELEVRELLSSYEFPGDDLPITSGSALQAVEALTANPSIKRGEDKWVDKILALMDSVDEYIPTPERDVDKPFLMAVEDVFSITGRGTVATGRIERGVVKVGDVVELVGIRDTRNTTVTGIEMFKKSLDQGQAGDNAGLLLRGIQKEDVERGMVLAKPGSITPHTEFEGEVYILAEKEGGRKTPFFPGYKPQFYVRTTDVTGSIKAFTSDDGGAAEMVMPGDRIKMTVELINPVAIEPNMRFAIREGGRTVGAGVVSKIIK, via the coding sequence ATGGCACGCGAAAAGTTTGAACGGACTAAACCGCACGTTAACATTGGCACCATCGGCCACGTTGACCATGGCAAAACCACCCTCACGGCGGCAATCACCATGGCTCTAGCGGCGGCTGGTTCTGCTAAAGCTCGCAAGTACGATGAGATTGATGCCGCCCCCGAGGAAAAAGCTCGTGGGATTACCATCAACACCGCCCACGTGGAGTATGAAACGGCAACCCGTCACTATGCCCACGTAGATTGCCCCGGTCACGCTGACTACGTGAAGAACATGATCACCGGTGCGGCCCAGATGGACGGTGCTATCCTGGTGTGCTCTGCGGCTGATGGCCCCATGCCCCAAACCCGGGAGCACATCCTCCTAGCCCGTCAGGTGGGTGTACCTAGCCTGGTGGTGTTCCTCAACAAGCAGGACATGGTGGACGATGAAGAACTGCTGGAACTGGTAGAGCTGGAAGTGCGCGAACTGCTCAGCTCCTATGAGTTCCCTGGCGATGATCTGCCCATCACCTCTGGCTCTGCGCTGCAAGCGGTGGAAGCTCTGACCGCGAACCCCAGCATCAAGCGCGGTGAAGACAAGTGGGTGGACAAAATCCTGGCCCTGATGGACTCCGTAGACGAGTACATCCCCACCCCCGAGCGCGATGTCGATAAGCCCTTCCTGATGGCGGTTGAAGACGTCTTCTCCATCACCGGTCGGGGTACCGTGGCAACCGGACGGATCGAGCGCGGGGTGGTCAAGGTTGGCGATGTGGTTGAACTGGTGGGTATCCGCGACACTCGCAACACGACGGTCACGGGGATCGAAATGTTCAAGAAGAGCCTCGACCAAGGCCAAGCCGGTGATAACGCTGGCCTGCTGCTGCGGGGTATCCAGAAGGAAGATGTGGAGCGGGGCATGGTGCTAGCCAAGCCCGGCAGCATTACTCCCCACACCGAGTTCGAGGGAGAAGTCTACATCTTGGCTGAAAAAGAAGGCGGACGTAAGACTCCCTTCTTCCCTGGCTACAAGCCCCAGTTCTACGTGCGTACAACCGACGTAACTGGCAGCATCAAAGCGTTTACCTCCGATGACGGTGGTGCCGCTGAAATGGTGATGCCCGGTGATCGCATCAAGATGACCGTAGAGCTGATCAACCCCGTTGCTATTGAGCCCAACATGCGCTTTGCTATTCGCGAAGGTGGCCGCACCGTGGGCGCTGGTGTTGTGTCCAAAATCATCAAGTAG
- the fusA gene encoding elongation factor G produces MARTTPLERVRNIGIAAHIDAGKTTTTERILYYSGIVHKIGEVHEGTAVTDWMEQERERGITITAAAITTSWRDHQINIIDTPGHVDFTIEVERSMRVLDGVIAVFCSVGGVQPQSETVWRQANRYNVPRIAFVNKMDRTGANFFRVYQQLRDRLGANAVPVQIPIGAEGNFQGVIDLVAMRALIYHDDLGKNVEETEIPAEVQDLAEEYRTKLLEAVAETSDDLMEKYLEGEDLTTAEIIAALRQGTTNQGMVPVLCGSAFKNRGIQRLLDAVVDYLPAPIDVPAIQGLLPDGSTAERHAKDEDPLAALAFKIMADPYGRLTFVRVYSGVLKKGSYIYNATKDKKERISRLIVLKADDRIEVDELRAGDLGAAIGLKETFTGDTICEPEHPIILESLFVPEPVISVAVEPKTKQDMDKLAKALQSLSEEDPTFRVSTDPETNQTVIAGMGELHLDILVDRMLREFKVEANIGAPQVAYRETIRQPTKAEGRFIRQSGGKGQYGHVVVEVEPAEEGSGFEFVSKIVGGTIPKEYIPSAEQGMKEACESGILAGYPVIDLKVTLTDGSYHEVDSSEMAFKIAGSMAMKEAVMKASPVLLEPIMKVEVEVPEDFLGDVMGDLNSRRGHIEGMGSEASIAKVTAEVPLAEMFGYATDIRSKTQGRGIFSMEFSHYGEVPRNVAEAIISKNSGNA; encoded by the coding sequence GTGGCACGGACAACGCCCCTAGAGCGGGTTAGAAATATCGGGATTGCCGCTCACATTGACGCGGGTAAGACCACCACAACGGAACGCATTCTCTACTACTCTGGGATCGTTCATAAAATTGGTGAAGTCCACGAAGGCACCGCCGTCACTGACTGGATGGAGCAGGAGCGGGAGCGCGGCATCACCATTACCGCTGCGGCCATCACCACCAGTTGGCGGGATCACCAAATCAATATCATTGACACCCCTGGCCACGTCGATTTCACCATCGAAGTTGAGCGCTCCATGCGGGTGCTGGACGGCGTTATCGCTGTTTTCTGCTCGGTTGGCGGGGTGCAACCTCAATCTGAAACCGTTTGGCGACAAGCCAATCGGTACAATGTGCCGCGCATTGCCTTCGTCAACAAAATGGATCGGACGGGGGCCAACTTCTTCAGGGTTTATCAGCAGCTTCGTGACCGTCTGGGGGCCAATGCCGTTCCGGTGCAAATTCCCATTGGCGCGGAAGGCAACTTTCAGGGCGTCATCGATCTCGTGGCTATGCGAGCTCTGATCTACCACGACGATCTGGGAAAGAACGTCGAAGAGACGGAGATTCCTGCCGAGGTTCAAGATCTAGCGGAAGAGTACCGCACCAAACTATTAGAGGCCGTGGCCGAAACCAGCGATGACCTCATGGAGAAGTACCTGGAAGGGGAAGACCTCACAACGGCGGAAATCATCGCCGCCCTGCGCCAGGGCACTACTAATCAGGGGATGGTACCTGTCCTCTGTGGTTCTGCCTTCAAAAACCGAGGCATTCAACGGCTTTTGGATGCCGTGGTAGATTACCTGCCTGCTCCCATCGATGTCCCTGCGATCCAGGGTCTATTGCCCGATGGCAGCACTGCCGAGCGCCATGCCAAGGATGAGGATCCCCTAGCGGCATTGGCCTTCAAAATTATGGCTGATCCCTACGGTCGCCTCACCTTTGTGCGGGTCTACTCCGGGGTTTTGAAAAAAGGCAGCTACATCTACAACGCCACTAAGGACAAAAAGGAGCGCATATCACGACTTATCGTGCTTAAAGCCGATGATCGGATTGAAGTAGATGAGCTACGGGCTGGAGATTTGGGAGCCGCCATTGGCCTCAAGGAAACTTTTACGGGCGACACCATCTGCGAACCAGAACATCCCATTATCCTAGAATCTTTGTTTGTACCGGAACCCGTCATTTCAGTGGCGGTAGAACCCAAGACTAAACAGGACATGGATAAGCTGGCTAAGGCGCTGCAATCTCTGTCGGAGGAAGATCCCACCTTCCGAGTCAGCACCGATCCGGAAACTAACCAAACCGTGATTGCGGGCATGGGAGAACTGCACCTAGATATTCTCGTAGACCGCATGCTGCGGGAATTTAAGGTGGAAGCCAACATCGGCGCACCCCAGGTCGCCTACCGTGAAACCATCCGCCAGCCCACTAAAGCCGAGGGCCGCTTCATCCGCCAAAGCGGCGGAAAAGGGCAGTATGGCCACGTGGTGGTGGAAGTCGAGCCTGCGGAAGAGGGCAGCGGTTTTGAGTTTGTGTCTAAAATTGTAGGGGGGACAATTCCAAAAGAATACATCCCTTCTGCCGAACAAGGCATGAAAGAAGCCTGCGAATCTGGTATCCTAGCTGGGTATCCTGTGATCGATTTAAAGGTTACACTAACCGATGGGTCTTACCATGAGGTAGATTCTTCGGAAATGGCCTTTAAGATCGCCGGGTCAATGGCGATGAAAGAAGCCGTCATGAAGGCGTCTCCCGTCCTTCTTGAGCCCATTATGAAGGTCGAGGTTGAAGTTCCGGAAGACTTTCTGGGTGATGTCATGGGAGACTTGAACTCCCGACGTGGTCACATCGAGGGTATGGGGTCTGAGGCTAGTATTGCAAAGGTTACTGCCGAAGTTCCCTTAGCTGAGATGTTTGGTTATGCTACCGACATCCGCTCAAAAACGCAGGGTCGGGGCATTTTTTCGATGGAATTTAGCCATTATGGCGAGGTTCCTCGGAATGTGGCTGAAGCCATTATCTCGAAAAACAGTGGGAACGCTTAG
- the rpsG gene encoding 30S ribosomal protein S7 produces the protein MSRRTVVQKRPIPPDSVYNSRLITMMSRRLMTSGKRSLADRIVYDAFNIIKERSGGDPLEVFERAVRNTTPLVEVKARRVGGATYQVPMEVRPERGVALSLRWLTQFSRQRSGKSMAIKLANELMDAANETGGAVRKREETHRMAEANKAFAHYRY, from the coding sequence ATGTCCCGTCGTACCGTTGTTCAAAAGCGTCCCATCCCTCCCGATTCCGTTTACAACAGTCGCCTCATTACCATGATGAGCCGTCGGCTGATGACTAGCGGCAAGCGCTCTCTGGCCGATCGCATTGTCTACGATGCCTTCAACATCATCAAAGAACGCAGCGGTGGCGATCCCCTCGAAGTATTCGAGCGGGCTGTTCGCAACACCACACCCCTCGTGGAAGTGAAGGCTCGTCGGGTCGGTGGTGCCACCTATCAGGTGCCTATGGAAGTGCGCCCTGAGCGGGGTGTGGCCCTGTCCCTGCGCTGGTTGACCCAGTTTTCTCGCCAGCGTTCCGGTAAGTCCATGGCCATCAAGCTGGCCAACGAACTGATGGATGCCGCCAACGAAACGGGCGGTGCTGTGCGTAAGCGGGAAGAAACCCACCGCATGGCCGAAGCGAACAAGGCCTTTGCCCACTATCGCTACTAG
- the rpsL gene encoding 30S ribosomal protein S12, with translation MPTIQQLIRSERQKTEKKTKSPALKSCPQRRGVCTRVYTTTPKKPNSALRKVARVRLTSGFEVTAYIPGIGHNLQEHSVVMIRGGRVKDLPGVRYHIIRGTLDTAGVKDRRQGRSKYGAKRPKS, from the coding sequence ATGCCCACGATTCAGCAACTCATCCGGAGTGAGCGTCAGAAAACCGAGAAAAAGACGAAGTCTCCTGCCCTAAAAAGCTGCCCCCAGCGTCGTGGGGTATGTACCCGTGTCTACACCACCACCCCCAAAAAGCCCAACTCTGCTCTCCGTAAAGTTGCGCGGGTGCGTCTTACCTCTGGTTTTGAAGTCACTGCTTACATCCCTGGTATTGGACACAACCTGCAAGAGCACTCCGTCGTGATGATCCGGGGCGGTCGGGTTAAGGATTTGCCTGGTGTCCGCTATCACATCATTCGCGGCACCCTAGACACCGCTGGCGTGAAGGATCGTCGTCAAGGACGCTCCAAGTACGGCGCGAAGCGTCCCAAGTCCTAG
- a CDS encoding HesB/IscA family protein has protein sequence MIHLRPAAAQEIQRLLQSSSHHHGLRIHLQPSDCAEWSYDLSPAQGVNPDDTTFQVGALQIVMAESMRPLLNDLTIDYAEDLMGGGFRFINPQARQTCGCGNAFSVTTTAATVEDCHAVAETAH, from the coding sequence ATGATTCACCTGCGCCCCGCCGCTGCCCAAGAAATTCAGCGCCTTTTGCAGTCGTCTTCCCATCATCACGGCCTGAGAATTCATCTCCAGCCCAGCGACTGTGCCGAGTGGAGCTACGACCTCAGCCCAGCCCAGGGGGTGAATCCTGACGACACGACCTTTCAAGTCGGCGCTCTCCAAATCGTCATGGCTGAATCGATGAGGCCACTCCTTAACGACCTCACCATTGACTACGCTGAGGATTTGATGGGGGGGGGCTTTCGCTTCATTAACCCCCAAGCCCGCCAAACCTGCGGCTGCGGCAACGCGTTTTCTGTGACCACCACCGCTGCAACGGTCGAAGACTGTCATGCCGTGGCTGAGACGGCTCACTAG
- a CDS encoding phosphomannose isomerase type II C-terminal cupin domain, which produces MPKLEQSTASATLTNGNGQGKEKEVAETGMRPWGSYTVLEEGRGYKIKRIEVKPGHRLSLQLHHHRSEHWIVVSGTAKVTCADKEILLSTNQSTYVPPCTQHRLENVGVLPLVLIEVQNGEYLGEDDIVRFQDDYARTGDKAK; this is translated from the coding sequence ATGCCTAAGCTAGAACAATCCACCGCGTCAGCCACCCTCACCAACGGCAATGGCCAGGGAAAAGAGAAAGAGGTTGCCGAAACTGGTATGCGTCCCTGGGGTTCCTATACCGTGCTAGAGGAGGGGAGGGGCTACAAAATTAAGCGCATTGAAGTGAAACCCGGTCATCGCCTCAGCTTGCAGCTCCACCACCACCGCAGCGAACACTGGATTGTGGTGTCTGGCACCGCCAAAGTGACCTGTGCCGACAAGGAAATCCTCCTGTCTACGAACCAATCCACCTACGTGCCTCCCTGCACCCAGCACCGTCTCGAAAACGTCGGCGTCCTTCCCCTAGTGCTGATTGAAGTGCAAAACGGCGAATATCTGGGCGAAGATGACATCGTCCGCTTCCAAGATGACTATGCCCGCACGGGCGACAAGGCCAAGTAG
- a CDS encoding phosphodiester glycosidase family protein: MPTPSSLHPIFQESRFSMTLLPRIGLHGPLLTSLFLGLTAPAIFHGAATAAAPALGADAMPSEAEVDWEMPAATLAQVPDSLAQAGVATGNRVSVNGIGVAVPWMQRQNQIGLADYGLTDHLGITLLNSNDAQRQPVQWFSSAQTPTFLSAWVQGGYRYLDLVPLQTNHGWSATVQGQTLNVTVPTTQITALRSGNQPWGQRWVIDVSGPTVAQITETAGAATVTLAATATAAVAQSVARPPSGQTPAQITPAGQSTQITLPIPNANARPVLFTLTNPHRVVVDIRTDHLRPVDILWAPGLRWRQQYFMAGNKALPVYWLQLSHREAQTALRPIWTDPTTATGTAPLQTMAQRWQAAAAINAGFFNRNNQYPLGAVRYNNDWISGPILGRGVVGWGNGQVQMDRLALRQTLRTGNGQTFPIQAVNSGYVQAGMGLYTPAWGSTYRPITEAERIVTVRNQQVVGQQSVTGDGSVPIPPDGYILALRAYDTPAPVLVSGTAVTIQSDFLPASLAPFPHIVGGGPLLIRNRGIVLDAALEQFGSAFASQAAPRSAIGYTANGDILLVAIHNSPTGAGPTLAETAQVMAQLGSIDALNLDGGSSASLYLGGRLINRHPRTAARVNNGIGLFLP; encoded by the coding sequence ATGCCTACCCCTTCCAGCCTTCATCCTATCTTCCAAGAAAGTCGGTTTTCCATGACGCTACTGCCCCGCATCGGCCTCCACGGGCCTCTGTTGACGAGTCTATTCCTTGGCTTGACCGCTCCGGCCATCTTCCACGGTGCGGCTACGGCTGCTGCCCCAGCTTTGGGTGCCGATGCCATGCCCTCCGAAGCGGAGGTGGACTGGGAAATGCCAGCCGCCACGCTAGCCCAGGTTCCGGATTCCTTGGCCCAGGCAGGTGTGGCCACGGGAAATCGGGTCAGCGTCAATGGTATCGGCGTTGCTGTGCCTTGGATGCAGCGGCAGAACCAGATTGGCCTCGCGGACTATGGCCTGACGGATCACTTGGGTATCACGCTGCTGAACAGCAACGACGCCCAGCGCCAGCCCGTGCAGTGGTTCTCCAGTGCCCAAACACCGACCTTCCTGAGTGCCTGGGTGCAGGGAGGCTACCGCTACCTCGACCTCGTGCCGCTGCAAACTAACCATGGCTGGTCGGCCACGGTGCAAGGGCAAACCCTGAACGTGACGGTACCCACCACCCAAATCACCGCCCTGCGATCCGGCAATCAGCCCTGGGGCCAGCGCTGGGTGATTGATGTCTCTGGGCCAACCGTGGCGCAAATTACTGAAACCGCCGGAGCGGCCACCGTCACCCTAGCGGCCACCGCCACCGCCGCCGTGGCCCAATCCGTTGCGCGTCCGCCCAGTGGCCAGACCCCAGCGCAAATTACCCCAGCGGGGCAATCCACCCAAATCACCCTGCCCATCCCCAATGCCAACGCCCGCCCGGTGTTGTTTACCCTCACCAATCCCCATCGGGTGGTAGTAGATATTCGCACCGACCACCTCCGACCCGTGGATATTCTCTGGGCACCGGGTCTGCGCTGGCGGCAACAGTACTTTATGGCAGGCAACAAAGCCCTGCCTGTCTACTGGCTCCAGCTCAGCCATCGGGAGGCCCAAACTGCCCTGCGCCCGATTTGGACAGATCCCACCACTGCGACGGGAACCGCTCCCCTGCAAACCATGGCCCAGCGCTGGCAGGCGGCAGCCGCCATCAACGCCGGATTTTTTAACCGCAACAATCAGTACCCCCTGGGGGCCGTCCGCTACAACAACGACTGGATCTCTGGCCCCATCCTCGGTCGTGGGGTGGTGGGCTGGGGCAATGGCCAGGTGCAGATGGATCGCCTCGCCCTGCGGCAAACCCTGCGGACGGGCAACGGCCAAACCTTCCCCATCCAGGCCGTCAACAGCGGCTACGTGCAAGCGGGCATGGGCCTCTACACCCCCGCCTGGGGCAGCACCTATCGCCCGATTACCGAGGCAGAACGGATTGTGACGGTGCGGAATCAGCAGGTCGTGGGTCAACAATCGGTGACAGGTGATGGGAGCGTCCCCATTCCCCCAGACGGCTATATTCTTGCCCTCCGCGCCTACGATACCCCTGCCCCCGTGCTAGTTTCTGGTACCGCCGTCACTATTCAATCTGACTTCCTCCCCGCCAGCCTCGCGCCCTTCCCCCACATCGTCGGCGGTGGCCCATTGTTGATCCGCAACCGTGGCATTGTTCTAGATGCTGCCTTAGAGCAATTCGGCAGCGCCTTTGCCAGCCAAGCCGCCCCCCGCAGCGCCATCGGCTACACCGCCAATGGAGACATCCTGCTTGTCGCCATCCACAACAGCCCCACGGGCGCTGGCCCCACCCTGGCGGAAACGGCTCAAGTCATGGCCCAACTGGGTAGTATCGATGCCCTCAATCTGGATGGGGGCAGTTCCGCCAGTCTCTACCTAGGCGGACGCTTGATTAACCGCCATCCGCGCACCGCCGCCCGCGTGAACAACGGCATTGGCCTATTTCTGCCCTGA